The proteins below are encoded in one region of uncultured Eubacteriales bacterium:
- a CDS encoding putative Serine-type D-Ala-D-Ala carboxypeptidase (Evidence 3 : Function proposed based on presence of conserved amino acid motif, structural feature or limited homology; Product type pe : putative enzyme), producing MATRELTEAEKVRAIEFADMSAAAPYHDAVCYAAYRGYLLGVEENYFDPDGLVTNDMAATVFSRVIGGDGTLQEYVCDPDALVNRQALAGLLQSAAAITTGGDMAGVIDSMAWAVGKGLFNGVVTGKLHPELAVSRAQLARTLLALDALRYGELARELLGEPAPSPAYTFDGKTLADLQASVDSAVKRNHAVGAQMALIKNGDVVATVNSGWATKNVEAMNDESKMRVASISKIMVGMGAMALAEDGTVSLNAPIGTYWDADFVNPSYPDEDVTIRNILNHTSSIWPAGDNVSRAYTDVKARLSTNRGYTSSKPGAAGSWYYNNYAFAVLGMTLELAAGETMDQIMNAKFFNALNIDAAFEAGSVKTPDTLTTLYREDGTPWRSVSELETALPDPTPGANGRYFSGGFTISAGDLGKLVAILTGDGEYQGLRFLSAQSVAAMEECSSESVSGGEYYQGYPLDYRENMYGRQGIYYHNGNAYGAFTCVSYDSVTGDGVVVLATGSVPAKVDGIYAVCNDINAAAYAVLR from the coding sequence ATGGCAACACGGGAGCTGACGGAGGCGGAAAAGGTTCGGGCAATAGAGTTTGCCGACATGAGCGCGGCTGCGCCCTACCACGACGCGGTGTGCTATGCGGCATACCGGGGCTACCTGCTGGGCGTAGAAGAGAATTATTTTGACCCGGACGGGCTGGTCACCAACGATATGGCCGCAACTGTTTTCAGCCGCGTCATAGGCGGGGACGGTACACTCCAGGAATATGTCTGTGACCCCGATGCCTTGGTTAACCGCCAGGCGCTGGCGGGCTTGCTCCAAAGTGCTGCTGCAATCACCACTGGGGGGGATATGGCGGGGGTGATCGACTCCATGGCTTGGGCTGTAGGAAAAGGGCTCTTCAACGGAGTCGTTACGGGAAAGTTACACCCCGAGCTGGCGGTCTCCCGGGCGCAGCTTGCCCGGACTCTGCTGGCGCTGGATGCGCTGCGGTACGGCGAACTGGCCCGTGAGCTACTGGGCGAGCCCGCGCCCTCTCCGGCCTATACCTTTGATGGGAAGACCTTGGCCGATTTGCAGGCGTCGGTGGATTCCGCCGTCAAGCGCAATCACGCAGTGGGCGCCCAGATGGCACTCATCAAAAACGGCGACGTGGTCGCCACGGTAAATTCGGGCTGGGCAACCAAGAATGTGGAGGCCATGAATGACGAGAGCAAAATGCGCGTCGCTTCCATCTCTAAGATCATGGTGGGCATGGGTGCCATGGCCCTGGCGGAGGATGGCACAGTGAGCCTCAACGCCCCTATCGGCACATATTGGGACGCGGATTTTGTGAATCCCAGCTACCCGGACGAAGACGTCACCATCCGCAATATCCTCAACCACACTTCATCTATCTGGCCTGCGGGGGACAACGTCTCCCGGGCCTATACTGACGTGAAAGCCCGTCTCTCCACCAACCGGGGTTATACTAGTAGCAAGCCCGGAGCAGCTGGCTCCTGGTACTACAACAACTATGCATTTGCGGTGCTGGGCATGACCCTGGAGCTGGCGGCCGGGGAGACAATGGATCAGATCATGAATGCTAAATTTTTCAACGCCTTGAATATTGACGCAGCGTTCGAGGCAGGGAGCGTAAAGACCCCCGACACCTTGACGACCCTCTATCGGGAGGACGGCACGCCCTGGCGCTCTGTGTCGGAGCTGGAGACTGCCCTGCCGGACCCCACACCCGGAGCCAACGGAAGATATTTCTCAGGCGGCTTTACCATCAGTGCGGGGGATCTGGGCAAGCTGGTGGCAATCTTGACGGGCGATGGGGAGTACCAGGGACTGCGGTTCCTAAGTGCCCAGTCGGTTGCCGCCATGGAGGAGTGCTCCTCGGAGTCGGTGAGCGGGGGCGAGTACTACCAGGGCTATCCGCTGGACTACCGGGAGAACATGTACGGCAGACAAGGCATCTACTACCATAACGGAAACGCATATGGCGCGTTCACCTGTGTTTCTTACGACAGCGTCACCGGCGACGGCGTGGTGGTGCTGGCTACCGGCTCAGTCCCTGCTAAGGTGGATGGCATCTACGCCGTCTGCAACGACATCAATGCAGCGGCTTACGCCGTCCTCAGATAA
- a CDS encoding conserved hypothetical protein (Evidence 4 : Homologs of previously reported genes of unknown function), producing the protein MKLNYITFMVRDIEKSVAFYQELAGLYVMDRMSPGAGEIAFLANERGETMLELIEFEGAEKVLTKGMVMSFSAKSELEELREKAISLGYSPSEIITRGPKPKHFTVADPDEIIVEFGA; encoded by the coding sequence ATGAAATTAAATTATATTACTTTTATGGTTAGAGATATCGAAAAATCAGTTGCTTTTTATCAAGAGTTGGCAGGTCTATATGTAATGGACCGCATGAGCCCTGGGGCTGGAGAAATTGCATTTTTAGCAAATGAAAGGGGTGAAACTATGTTGGAACTAATTGAATTTGAAGGAGCGGAAAAAGTTTTAACTAAGGGAATGGTTATGAGTTTTTCTGCAAAAAGTGAACTTGAAGAGTTGAGAGAGAAAGCCATCTCATTAGGCTATTCTCCGTCAGAAATTATTACAAGAGGGCCAAAGCCGAAACATTTTACTGTTGCAGACCCTGATGAAATTATTGTAGAGTTTGGCGCTTAA
- a CDS encoding hypothetical protein (Evidence 5 : No homology to any previously reported sequences), which translates to MKLSSEKIKNILENEKLLYLGTTNGRYPDNSAVCFAYDENYHLYFGSYSDTLKCKNISQNPYVAVSVGTLQIHGIAKVVPYGSGEYKNKRAVYDKRFPQYASVFEKINNELYEIFPLVSWNYNPSLGEMNRDELIIDLEYYKSISPYKFHKYDER; encoded by the coding sequence TTGAAGCTCAGTTCAGAAAAAATAAAAAACATATTAGAAAATGAGAAACTTCTTTACTTGGGAACGACGAATGGTAGATATCCCGACAATTCTGCTGTCTGCTTTGCATATGATGAAAATTATCATTTATATTTTGGAAGTTATTCGGATACATTAAAATGCAAAAATATATCGCAAAACCCATATGTAGCAGTATCGGTTGGCACTTTGCAAATTCATGGGATTGCCAAGGTTGTCCCATATGGGAGTGGAGAATATAAAAATAAAAGAGCAGTTTACGACAAGCGCTTTCCACAATATGCATCTGTATTTGAGAAAATTAATAATGAGCTGTATGAGATATTCCCACTTGTAAGTTGGAACTATAATCCGTCATTAGGTGAAATGAATAGAGATGAACTAATAATTGATTTAGAATACTATAAATCAATTTCTCCTTATAAGTTTCATAAATACGATGAACGCTAA
- a CDS encoding hypothetical protein (Evidence 5 : No homology to any previously reported sequences), whose protein sequence is MFPYFVRPGDTLFSIAVMFNVPVEAILAVNPGLNPFNLFIGQQIMIPIGAVIPVPPFIPPFFPPFRPPFRPPRPPRPPRPPRPPRPPRPPRPPGPTRPPGTSRP, encoded by the coding sequence GTGTTTCCCTATTTTGTAAGACCGGGAGATACCCTGTTTAGCATTGCCGTGATGTTCAATGTTCCTGTGGAGGCGATCCTCGCGGTAAACCCCGGGTTAAATCCTTTTAATCTATTTATTGGGCAGCAGATCATGATACCTATTGGTGCCGTTATTCCCGTTCCGCCATTCATTCCGCCATTTTTCCCTCCGTTTAGACCGCCATTTAGGCCTCCTAGACCGCCCAGGCCTCCTAGACCGCCCAGGCCTCCTAGACCGCCCAGGCCTCCTAGACCCCCTGGACCTACTAGACCACCTGGGACTTCAAGACCGTAA
- a CDS encoding hypothetical protein (Evidence 5 : No homology to any previously reported sequences): MSSDGMASTGNFPKYMNTDMPETQENYPQAMSDEGMAENPLINSAIYPEIHFRLKPHIDMVCDLIGTYGGGMPTQGQLEQLSDGIFDDFCDMYPDMADYMHRDDPAGDPPPFRGGFRPGFGFRFRRRGLGRDLISALLLAELLRRGFF; this comes from the coding sequence ATGTCCAGCGATGGAATGGCATCTACGGGGAACTTCCCTAAATATATGAATACGGATATGCCGGAAACTCAGGAGAACTATCCGCAGGCGATGAGCGACGAGGGTATGGCGGAAAATCCCCTAATAAACAGCGCAATCTATCCGGAAATTCATTTCAGATTAAAACCGCATATTGATATGGTATGTGACCTAATCGGTACATACGGAGGCGGCATGCCCACCCAAGGGCAGCTCGAGCAGTTGTCGGACGGTATCTTTGACGATTTCTGCGATATGTACCCCGACATGGCCGACTATATGCACAGAGACGATCCGGCCGGAGACCCCCCGCCATTCCGCGGTGGATTCAGGCCAGGTTTTGGCTTTAGGTTCAGGCGCAGAGGGCTCGGAAGAGATTTGATTTCTGCGCTGCTGCTGGCTGAGCTGCTGCGCAGAGGATTTTTTTAG
- the dinB gene encoding DNA polymerase IV: protein MERTILHSDLNNFYASVECRDNPSLHGKPVAVCGDPAARHGIVLAKSQEAKKYGVSTGQAIWQAKQCCPDLVVVPPHYDRYLEVSAATRAIYESYTDQVEPFGLDECWLDVGGSLSLFGPGDAIADDIRARIKHELGLTVSVGVSFNKVFAKLGSDYRKPDATTVITKENYKDMVWALPVNNLLYVGPATEAKLGQYGVRTIGDLARSSVEFMSIVLGKNGAMLWRFANGLDSSGVSTYYTAPPIKSIGNSTTAPRDLATDDDVKITMFALCESVAARLREQNSACSTVSVGIRDTSLLWYVRQTKLYRPVCDSTSIFNAAFGLFQANRPVLAARSLSVSATGLSIAEESPQLSMFPEDNKALRRTDLEHAVDKMRRKYGYASIRRGIQLVHPELDLDAKRDHIVHPIGFLGTL from the coding sequence ATGGAGCGGACGATTCTGCACAGCGATCTGAATAACTTCTATGCCTCGGTGGAGTGCCGGGATAATCCATCCCTGCACGGGAAACCCGTGGCTGTCTGCGGTGACCCAGCGGCTCGACACGGCATTGTGCTGGCTAAATCCCAGGAGGCAAAGAAGTACGGCGTAAGCACCGGTCAAGCCATATGGCAGGCAAAGCAATGCTGTCCCGACCTTGTGGTCGTGCCGCCACACTATGACCGTTACCTGGAGGTGTCAGCAGCCACCAGGGCCATCTACGAGAGCTACACGGACCAGGTGGAGCCGTTTGGCCTGGACGAGTGCTGGCTTGACGTAGGCGGCAGCCTCTCCCTTTTTGGCCCCGGAGATGCCATTGCCGACGACATCCGCGCCCGCATCAAGCACGAGTTGGGGCTCACGGTGTCGGTGGGGGTATCTTTCAACAAGGTCTTCGCAAAGCTGGGCAGCGACTACAGGAAACCCGATGCTACCACCGTTATAACCAAAGAAAACTACAAGGACATGGTGTGGGCCCTACCAGTGAACAACCTTCTTTATGTCGGCCCGGCTACAGAGGCCAAGCTTGGGCAGTACGGTGTGCGCACGATTGGAGACTTGGCTCGCAGCTCCGTAGAATTTATGAGCATAGTGCTCGGGAAAAATGGCGCTATGTTGTGGCGGTTTGCCAATGGACTTGACAGCTCTGGCGTATCTACCTACTACACTGCACCGCCTATCAAAAGTATCGGAAATTCTACAACTGCCCCACGTGATCTCGCAACAGATGACGATGTAAAAATCACCATGTTTGCCTTATGCGAGTCTGTGGCCGCCCGACTCCGGGAGCAAAACAGCGCCTGTTCCACCGTCTCTGTCGGCATTCGGGACACCTCTTTGCTATGGTACGTACGCCAAACAAAGCTTTATCGCCCTGTTTGCGACAGCACTAGCATATTTAACGCTGCATTTGGACTATTTCAGGCCAACCGCCCTGTGCTGGCAGCACGGTCCCTCTCCGTCAGCGCCACGGGATTATCCATTGCCGAGGAGTCCCCGCAGCTCTCTATGTTCCCCGAGGATAATAAGGCGCTGCGCCGCACCGATCTAGAGCATGCAGTAGATAAGATGCGGCGCAAGTATGGTTATGCGAGTATCCGGCGCGGCATCCAATTGGTGCACCCGGAGCTGGATTTGGATGCGAAGAGGGATCATATTGTTCACCCTATCGGTTTTTTGGGTACATTGTAA
- a CDS encoding hypothetical protein (Evidence 5 : No homology to any previously reported sequences) gives MNNGYKVVTIVLSSQNNLFMEVGDMCSFNFCNLSSCGDLFNTLCKMLGWSC, from the coding sequence TTGAATAATGGTTACAAAGTGGTTACAATCGTCTTGTCCTCGCAAAACAATCTTTTTATGGAGGTCGGAGATATGTGCAGCTTTAACTTTTGTAACCTCAGCTCCTGCGGCGATCTGTTCAACACGCTCTGCAAAATGCTCGGCTGGTCCTGCTAA
- a CDS encoding Transcriptional regulator, producing MSQTTKRALEASLKHLLLQKPLDKITITDITDDCGVNRMTFYYHFKDIYDLIEWSCVEDAAKALDGKKTYDTWQQGFLQIFEAVLDNKPFIQNVYHSVSREQVEIYLYKLTYDLLIGVVEEQAVGMDVRREDKEFIANFYKFAFVGLMLEWIRNGMKEPPQGIIDRLSILIHGDVARMLEKYRTDKGASKPPQ from the coding sequence ATGTCCCAGACTACCAAGCGGGCGCTGGAGGCGTCGCTCAAACACCTGCTGCTCCAGAAACCGCTGGACAAAATCACCATCACCGACATTACCGACGACTGCGGCGTAAACCGCATGACCTTTTACTACCACTTCAAGGACATCTACGATTTAATTGAGTGGTCCTGCGTGGAGGACGCGGCGAAGGCGCTGGACGGTAAGAAGACCTACGACACCTGGCAGCAGGGCTTTTTGCAGATATTCGAGGCCGTTTTGGACAACAAGCCCTTTATCCAGAACGTCTACCACTCAGTGAGCCGGGAGCAGGTGGAGATTTACCTCTACAAGCTCACCTATGATTTGCTCATCGGCGTGGTGGAGGAGCAGGCCGTCGGGATGGACGTTCGCCGGGAAGACAAGGAGTTTATTGCCAACTTCTATAAATTTGCCTTCGTGGGTCTCATGCTGGAGTGGATTCGAAACGGCATGAAGGAGCCCCCCCAGGGCATCATAGACCGGCTCTCTATCCTCATCCACGGAGACGTCGCCCGGATGCTGGAGAAGTACCGTACGGATAAAGGCGCATCAAAACCGCCCCAGTGA
- a CDS encoding Oleate hydratase translates to MYYSSGNYEAFARPKKPEGVDRKSAYIVGSGLAALSAACFLIRDGQMKGEHVHILEKEPIPGGACDGYKYENVGYVMRGGREMDNHFECMWDLFRSIPSIETEGESVLDEYYWLNKADPNYSLCRATVNRGEDAHTDNKFAISDKGAMEIMKLFFTPDEELQDKRITDVFDDEVLTSNFWMYWRTMFAFENWHSALEMKLYIRRFIHHIGGLPDFKALRFTRYNQYESMILPMVKYLESFGVQFHYGAKVINVAFDVTGGKKQAKRIDVLRDGREEAIDLTENDLVFVTNGGCVENSTIGSQSTPAAFNTDLKAGGGWDMWRKIAAQDPSFGRPDKFCHDPEQSNWMSATVTTLDGRIPPYIQKICKRDPFSGKVVTGGIVTVTDSSWLMSWTLNRQPQFRDQPKDQLVCWVYGLFSDKPGDYVKKPMRDCTGKEICMEWLYHMGVPESEIEDMAEHSANTVPVMMPYITAFFMPRAFGDRPDVVPEGAVNFAFLGQFAETKRDTIFTTEYSIRTAMEAVYTLLDVDRGVPEVWGSVYDVRDLLNATVELRDGKKLTDMDLGFKEKLALKEVLKKVEGTDIEKLLKEYHVI, encoded by the coding sequence ATGTATTATTCCAGCGGTAACTACGAAGCCTTCGCCCGTCCCAAGAAGCCGGAGGGCGTGGACAGAAAATCAGCCTATATCGTGGGCAGCGGCCTGGCAGCTCTATCCGCCGCCTGTTTCCTTATCCGGGATGGACAGATGAAGGGCGAGCACGTCCACATCCTGGAGAAGGAGCCTATTCCCGGCGGCGCGTGCGACGGCTATAAGTATGAGAATGTGGGCTACGTCATGCGCGGCGGCCGTGAGATGGACAACCATTTCGAGTGTATGTGGGACCTGTTCCGGTCCATCCCCTCCATCGAGACCGAGGGGGAAAGTGTTCTGGACGAGTACTACTGGCTCAACAAGGCCGACCCCAACTACTCCCTCTGCCGCGCCACCGTCAATCGGGGGGAGGACGCCCACACCGACAACAAATTCGCCATCTCCGACAAGGGCGCCATGGAGATCATGAAACTCTTCTTCACCCCCGATGAGGAGCTCCAGGACAAGCGCATCACCGACGTATTCGACGACGAGGTGCTCACCTCAAACTTCTGGATGTACTGGCGCACCATGTTCGCCTTTGAAAACTGGCACAGCGCCCTGGAGATGAAGCTCTACATCCGCCGTTTCATCCATCACATCGGCGGCCTGCCCGACTTCAAGGCCCTGCGCTTTACGCGCTACAACCAGTACGAGTCCATGATACTGCCCATGGTTAAGTATCTGGAGAGCTTTGGCGTGCAGTTCCACTACGGAGCCAAGGTGATTAACGTGGCGTTCGACGTGACGGGCGGCAAAAAGCAGGCCAAGCGCATCGACGTGCTGCGGGACGGTAGGGAGGAGGCCATCGACCTCACCGAGAACGACCTTGTCTTCGTGACCAACGGCGGCTGCGTGGAGAACTCCACCATCGGCAGCCAAAGCACTCCCGCAGCCTTCAACACCGACCTGAAGGCGGGCGGTGGCTGGGATATGTGGCGGAAGATCGCCGCCCAAGACCCCTCCTTTGGCCGCCCCGACAAGTTCTGCCATGATCCCGAGCAGTCCAACTGGATGAGCGCCACCGTCACCACCCTAGATGGGCGTATCCCGCCCTATATTCAGAAGATCTGCAAGCGGGACCCCTTCTCCGGCAAGGTGGTCACCGGCGGCATCGTCACGGTAACGGACTCCTCCTGGCTCATGAGCTGGACTCTCAACCGCCAGCCACAGTTCCGGGATCAGCCCAAGGACCAGCTGGTCTGCTGGGTGTACGGACTCTTCTCCGACAAGCCCGGCGACTATGTGAAAAAGCCCATGCGCGACTGTACCGGCAAGGAGATCTGCATGGAGTGGCTCTACCACATGGGCGTTCCTGAGAGCGAGATTGAGGACATGGCGGAGCATTCGGCCAACACCGTGCCCGTGATGATGCCCTACATTACCGCCTTCTTCATGCCCCGCGCGTTCGGGGATCGGCCTGACGTTGTGCCCGAGGGGGCCGTGAACTTTGCCTTCCTGGGCCAGTTCGCTGAGACCAAGCGGGACACCATCTTCACCACCGAGTACTCCATCCGCACCGCTATGGAAGCGGTCTACACCCTCCTGGACGTGGATCGGGGCGTGCCCGAGGTCTGGGGCAGTGTCTATGACGTGCGCGATTTGCTCAACGCCACCGTGGAGCTCAGGGACGGGAAAAAGCTCACCGACATGGACCTCGGCTTCAAGGAAAAGCTCGCGCTCAAGGAAGTGCTTAAAAAGGTCGAGGGTACCGACATCGAAAAGCTGCTGAAAGAATACCATGTAATTTAG
- a CDS encoding conserved hypothetical protein (Evidence 4 : Homologs of previously reported genes of unknown function) has product MKQTGLWTTLYLTHQADKMADAARMALQRNRLRELIAYAKENSPYFSALYREVSEDTPLSILPVTNKAEMTEHFDAWMTDRAITREKVDAFMSDLSNVGRKLDGKYLVYTTSGSTGTPCTILYDDTTFHVSSAIGVLRSFARKRDMKRFIRQGGKTVALFADNGFYLGCGSVRYNLRKMPWKRHKLNTCDVRKRTQDIVDLLNDFQPAMIGSYPTALELLAPEQETGNLHIRPAIIMAGGEYLSEEVRERLSRVFGCYVQTNYSCTEGGTMACECKEHHFHINDDWVILEAVDENNKAVPVGTQSAKVLLTNLANRICPLIRFEITDRVVIHDEPCPCGNSKPWLTLEGRTDDILTFEHGVKIAPLSLYAILKEIQGVRRFQLVQLEQDLLELRLVADDKQKSFAEAKWALEDYWRRSGAEAKVRLSEREPETNPISGKFKHIIAKVPT; this is encoded by the coding sequence ATGAAACAGACCGGGCTATGGACGACACTGTATTTAACCCACCAGGCCGATAAAATGGCCGACGCAGCGCGGATGGCATTGCAGCGAAACCGCCTGAGGGAACTCATTGCCTACGCGAAGGAGAACAGCCCCTATTTTTCGGCGTTATACAGGGAAGTGAGCGAGGACACGCCGCTGTCCATCCTGCCCGTCACCAATAAGGCGGAGATGACGGAGCATTTCGACGCATGGATGACGGACAGGGCCATTACGAGGGAAAAGGTCGACGCTTTTATGTCCGACCTTTCAAACGTGGGCAGAAAGCTGGATGGTAAATACCTGGTCTACACGACCTCCGGCTCAACGGGAACACCCTGCACCATCCTCTACGACGACACCACATTCCATGTGTCCTCGGCCATCGGAGTGCTGCGGAGCTTTGCAAGGAAACGGGATATGAAACGCTTTATCCGTCAGGGTGGAAAGACTGTCGCGCTGTTTGCGGACAATGGATTTTACTTGGGCTGCGGCTCTGTCAGGTATAATTTGAGGAAAATGCCGTGGAAGAGACATAAGCTGAATACCTGCGATGTGAGAAAACGGACGCAGGATATTGTAGACCTGCTGAATGACTTTCAGCCCGCTATGATCGGCTCGTATCCCACCGCTTTGGAATTGTTGGCGCCCGAGCAGGAGACGGGAAATCTACATATCCGCCCCGCCATCATAATGGCGGGCGGCGAGTACCTGAGCGAGGAGGTGAGGGAGAGGCTGTCCCGCGTGTTTGGCTGCTATGTCCAGACGAATTACTCCTGTACGGAGGGCGGGACGATGGCCTGCGAATGCAAGGAGCATCATTTCCATATCAACGACGACTGGGTGATCCTTGAGGCGGTGGATGAAAACAATAAAGCGGTTCCGGTAGGCACACAGTCGGCAAAGGTGCTGCTCACCAATCTCGCCAACAGAATCTGCCCGTTGATTCGCTTTGAGATCACCGACCGGGTCGTCATTCATGACGAGCCGTGTCCCTGCGGAAATTCGAAACCATGGCTCACGCTGGAAGGGCGGACGGACGATATTTTAACCTTTGAGCATGGTGTAAAAATTGCGCCGCTCTCCCTGTACGCCATCTTGAAGGAAATACAAGGAGTAAGGCGGTTCCAGCTTGTCCAACTGGAACAGGACCTCCTGGAGCTGCGATTGGTTGCGGATGACAAGCAGAAGAGCTTTGCAGAGGCGAAATGGGCGCTGGAGGACTATTGGCGGCGCAGCGGCGCGGAAGCCAAGGTGCGTTTGTCGGAAAGGGAGCCGGAGACCAACCCCATCAGCGGGAAATTCAAGCATATTATTGCAAAGGTTCCGACATAA
- a CDS encoding conserved hypothetical protein (Evidence 4 : Homologs of previously reported genes of unknown function) translates to MPLRSAFLFMGNNLSWLVKNMDTLHFTIYPIKEVILLKQPAALRRILPLLVVTALCMSLAVPVSALFGFGESESGPTVATFSKNGLANSPITFSADDFVVSGNATLDSVVVTTLPDPGAGMLVMSGQPIAAGDTVAMSAISGLRFQPLAAPVVAVTAFSFTPLFSDGTAGDAVSVSVYLLSAKNESPIAENLNFSTYKNVAITERFAATDPEGDLITFQLIQKPARGAVTMPTDGSNQFVYTPYENKTGKDTFTYVAVDAVGNASAPATVKVTITKASTKVTYADMDGVPSYKAAIRLAEEGIFVGETIDGQYFFRPNTPVTRSEFLAMTMKASDMKSLADVTTTGFADDLVIPTWAKAYAAAALKSGVVLGAAQYDGQIVFSADAPITRAEASVILNRALQITDVTQTMLSDAEIAPVWAVQAAANLQTCGILQTNSTGTLGLNDQLTRGAAAEMVLGALEVLDSRDSGGLFNW, encoded by the coding sequence TTGCCGCTCCGCTCTGCTTTTTTATTCATGGGGAATAATCTCTCTTGGCTGGTAAAGAATATGGATACGCTCCATTTCACGATTTATCCAATTAAGGAGGTCATTCTCTTGAAACAACCCGCCGCTTTACGCCGCATCCTGCCCCTGCTCGTCGTCACCGCGCTCTGTATGTCTTTGGCCGTCCCCGTCTCTGCCCTGTTTGGCTTTGGTGAGAGTGAGAGCGGCCCCACCGTGGCCACCTTCTCCAAGAATGGCCTTGCCAATTCCCCCATCACCTTCTCCGCCGACGACTTCGTGGTGAGTGGAAACGCCACTCTGGACAGCGTGGTTGTCACCACCCTGCCTGACCCCGGCGCAGGTATGCTCGTTATGAGCGGTCAGCCCATCGCCGCAGGTGACACCGTCGCCATGAGCGCCATCTCCGGCCTTCGTTTCCAACCCCTGGCGGCCCCCGTGGTGGCGGTCACCGCCTTTAGCTTTACCCCTCTCTTCTCCGATGGTACTGCGGGCGACGCCGTGAGCGTAAGCGTCTACCTGCTCTCCGCCAAAAACGAGTCACCCATCGCGGAAAACCTGAACTTCAGCACCTATAAGAACGTCGCCATCACCGAGCGTTTCGCCGCCACTGACCCCGAGGGCGATCTGATCACCTTCCAGCTCATTCAGAAACCGGCACGGGGCGCGGTGACCATGCCCACCGACGGCTCCAATCAGTTTGTCTATACCCCCTATGAGAACAAAACCGGCAAGGACACCTTCACCTACGTGGCGGTGGACGCCGTGGGCAACGCCTCCGCGCCCGCTACCGTAAAGGTCACGATCACCAAGGCCAGCACCAAGGTCACCTATGCCGACATGGACGGCGTGCCCTCCTATAAGGCGGCCATTCGCCTGGCGGAGGAGGGCATCTTCGTGGGCGAGACCATTGATGGCCAGTATTTCTTCCGGCCCAACACCCCGGTCACACGCAGCGAATTCCTCGCCATGACCATGAAGGCCTCCGACATGAAGTCTTTGGCGGATGTGACAACCACCGGTTTTGCTGATGACCTGGTCATTCCCACCTGGGCCAAGGCCTACGCCGCCGCCGCACTTAAGTCCGGCGTGGTGCTGGGTGCAGCCCAGTATGACGGGCAGATCGTCTTCAGCGCCGACGCGCCCATTACCAGGGCCGAGGCATCCGTCATCTTAAACCGCGCCCTCCAGATCACCGACGTAACCCAGACCATGCTCTCCGACGCTGAAATCGCCCCTGTCTGGGCCGTCCAGGCCGCAGCCAATCTCCAGACCTGCGGTATCCTCCAGACCAACAGCACCGGCACCCTGGGGCTGAACGACCAGCTCACCCGAGGCGCCGCCGCCGAGATGGTTCTGGGTGCGCTGGAGGTCCTTGACAGCCGCGACAGCGGTGGGCTATTCAACTGGTAA